A region from the Acyrthosiphon pisum isolate AL4f chromosome A1, pea_aphid_22Mar2018_4r6ur, whole genome shotgun sequence genome encodes:
- the LOC115033539 gene encoding uncharacterized protein LOC115033539 encodes MHCAVVGLQNEGHGNKEAGPVLWSPFEILNGRIVDSDVKPTYRIIGTDVTSYKTVYNYSCTLYGLYVEGKGSKKEKAKEDAATEMIRQILNEQNAKTLPNQFKPFNEQEINDLQALLKTKQNYTEFLEETTKEDIPLPLKIKSNVRRT; translated from the exons atgcactgCGCTGTTGTCGGTTTGCAGAACGAAGGCCACGGCAATAAAGAAGCTGGCCCCGTGCTCTGGTCGCCTTTTGAAATATTGAACGGCAGAATCGTCGACTCGGATGTCAAGCCGACTTACCGAATCATCGGCACCGACGTCACCAGCTACAAAACCGTATACAACTATTCTTGCACTCTGTACGGACTCTACG TTGAAGGCAAAGGTTCGAAAAAAGAAAAAGCCAAAGAGGACGCGGCTACAGAAATGATCCGTCAAATTCTAAATGAGCAAAATGCTAAAACGCTGCCAAATCAATTTAAGCCGTTCAATGAACAAGA aattaatgaCTTACAAGCTTTGCTCAAAACGAAACAAAATTATACAGAATTTTTAGAAGAAACGACTAAAGAAGACATTCCCTTGCCATTAAAAATCAAATCCAATGTGAGGCGTACCTAG